In the Emys orbicularis isolate rEmyOrb1 chromosome 3, rEmyOrb1.hap1, whole genome shotgun sequence genome, one interval contains:
- the C3H2orf50 gene encoding uncharacterized protein C2orf50 homolog, whose translation MGSRSTGFRRTTSAGYRLPAARPLVKLASSSSPSLSTTQHGKALPASRVLAQQAARAREEEQAALQRDPVRQDKIWREFMDAEWRGRKYWYQNWGFMKDYDPMGKKKEQEQLPEYMPVFSDKIPNTTNQTIGSRMNTEIGKTLVNMDYFLSRGRQKKKLEHEFQPS comes from the exons ATGGGAAGCAGATCAACTGGATTCAGGAGAACCACCTCTGCCGGGTACCGGTTACCAGCAGCCAGACCTTTGGTGAAACTCGCCTCATCCTCATCTCCTTCTCTCAGCACCACCCAGCATGGGAAAGCTCTGCCTGCCAGTCGGGTCTTAGCACAACAGGCAGCCCGGGCCcgggaggaggagcaggcagcacTGCAGAGGGACCCGGTTCGGCAGGACAAGATCTGGAGGGAGTTTATGGATGCTGAgtggaggggaagaaaatattg gtACCAGAATTGGGGTTTCATGAAGGACTATGATCCAATG GGTAAGAAAAAGGAGCAGGAGCAACTGCCCGAGTATATGCCTGTGTTCTCAGACAAAATTCCCAACACCACCAACCAGACTATCGGCAGTAGAATGAACACTGAAATTGGCAAAACTCTAGTAAATATGGATTACTTCCTCAGCCGTGGAAGACAAAAGAAGAAACTTGAGCATGAGTTCCAGCCCTCCTAG